Proteins from a genomic interval of Rubinisphaera italica:
- a CDS encoding DUF1559 domain-containing protein yields MRSVQRHFTNKGFTLIELLVVIAIIAILVALLLPAVQQAREAARRSSCKNNLKQLGLAMHNYHDVYKAFPPGYVDERGNGKTIADNDGHWAWSAFILPMVELSPLYDQLQVGNVSASQNMSLNKNSMQQSQPAFTCPSDAGAPKFHSTSTAPGYAIETNPGNANSGLPVANYIACNNTTNVRINPNTGAGNDGTKGAVGVFYRDSSTRFRDISDGTSNTLLIGERPYKHSGQVMKAGTLLAVRDANGNGPSAQDNGPSWNQGAITIMGHVRDGINPILTTANSSRNGNFGSKHQGGAQFVMCDGSVRFISENIDNDQESAAPYLIDSTLEALMGIADNQVVGEF; encoded by the coding sequence ATGCGATCTGTCCAGAGGCATTTTACGAACAAGGGCTTTACGTTAATCGAGTTGCTCGTGGTCATCGCGATCATTGCAATTCTGGTCGCATTATTGCTTCCAGCTGTTCAGCAGGCCCGTGAAGCCGCCCGGCGATCCAGTTGCAAAAACAATCTCAAGCAACTCGGACTGGCAATGCACAATTATCATGATGTCTACAAGGCTTTTCCTCCGGGATATGTTGATGAACGTGGCAATGGAAAGACAATTGCTGATAACGATGGTCACTGGGCCTGGTCGGCATTTATTTTGCCGATGGTGGAACTCTCCCCACTGTACGACCAGTTGCAGGTTGGAAATGTCTCGGCTTCTCAAAACATGTCGCTCAATAAGAATAGTATGCAGCAATCACAGCCCGCATTTACGTGTCCCTCGGATGCCGGTGCTCCCAAATTCCATAGCACGAGTACAGCTCCGGGATATGCAATTGAAACGAATCCCGGCAACGCAAACAGCGGACTCCCTGTCGCCAATTACATCGCTTGCAACAATACAACGAATGTCAGAATCAATCCGAATACCGGGGCAGGAAATGATGGAACCAAGGGAGCCGTCGGGGTGTTTTATCGAGACAGCAGCACGAGATTTCGAGATATCTCCGATGGAACCAGTAATACCCTGCTCATTGGGGAGCGTCCTTATAAGCACAGCGGACAAGTCATGAAAGCAGGAACCTTACTTGCAGTTCGCGATGCCAACGGCAATGGTCCTTCTGCACAGGATAACGGTCCGTCCTGGAACCAGGGGGCTATTACCATCATGGGACATGTCAGAGATGGAATCAATCCCATTTTGACAACCGCAAACAGTTCCAGAAACGGGAACTTTGGCTCCAAGCATCAGGGGGGAGCACAGTTCGTCATGTGCGATGGCTCTGTCCGCTTTATCAGCGAGAACATCGACAACGATCAGGAATCGGCTGCCCCTTATCTCATTGACAGCACGCTGGAGGCGTTGATGGGAATTGCAGACAATCAGGTTGTCGGAGAATTTTAG
- a CDS encoding IS30 family transposase encodes MSHTHLTAEERDSIAHMHALGHSRIEIARELSRDPSTISRELRRNSDATGKYFAGKADRKARRRRQLCKLPWKLNHAPLKEFLLDKLSLKWSPEQIAGQLLRLHPREARMRISIETIYAWIKANKKQGGNIYRQLRQSRKKRRKRYGTGISRRCDPTKKPMDQRPVSARNRSRIGHWESDTIEGQKGTGYIVTHVERKTGYLVASYLPDKKASTLNAASVFAFEGLPSSLIRTLTTDNGSEFSGHRELEQALHCAIYFAPARQPWQRGQNENTNGLLRQYFLKGSDFRKLKAEDIQAAVMELNNRPRKKYQFKSPHELFEPKTRAFQN; translated from the coding sequence ATGTCACACACGCATCTTACTGCTGAGGAACGTGATTCCATAGCGCACATGCACGCCCTGGGACACTCTCGAATAGAAATTGCGCGCGAGTTATCCCGAGACCCCAGCACGATCTCCCGAGAACTGCGGCGGAATTCGGATGCGACCGGGAAGTATTTCGCCGGGAAAGCCGACCGCAAAGCGCGACGGCGTCGACAACTCTGCAAACTCCCCTGGAAACTCAACCACGCTCCGCTCAAAGAATTCCTGCTCGATAAGTTGTCTCTCAAGTGGTCGCCGGAACAGATTGCAGGTCAACTCTTGCGACTGCATCCTCGGGAGGCCAGAATGCGAATATCCATTGAGACGATTTACGCCTGGATCAAAGCAAACAAAAAGCAGGGCGGCAACATCTACAGGCAGCTGCGTCAATCGAGAAAGAAACGCCGCAAACGCTACGGCACAGGGATCTCCAGACGATGCGACCCGACCAAAAAGCCAATGGATCAGCGACCGGTTTCTGCACGCAATCGTTCGCGGATCGGGCACTGGGAATCGGATACCATCGAGGGTCAAAAGGGGACCGGCTACATTGTCACGCATGTCGAACGCAAGACCGGCTATCTTGTGGCGAGCTATCTGCCGGACAAGAAAGCATCGACGTTGAACGCGGCTTCGGTGTTTGCGTTTGAGGGGTTGCCATCGTCATTGATTCGAACTTTGACGACGGACAACGGGAGTGAGTTTTCGGGTCATCGAGAGTTGGAGCAAGCCCTGCATTGTGCGATCTATTTTGCTCCGGCTCGCCAGCCGTGGCAACGCGGCCAGAATGAGAACACCAACGGGCTTCTGCGGCAATACTTCCTGAAGGGGAGCGATTTCCGTAAACTGAAAGCCGAGGATATTCAAGCGGCTGTGATGGAGTTGAACAACCGGCCTCGCAAAAAGTACCAATTCAAATCACCACACGAACTGTTCGAACCCAAAACCCGTGCATTTCAAAATTGA
- a CDS encoding HD domain-containing protein: protein MSDKVFRDPLYNYIAIDRKRDGWLLKLIDTPEVQRIRRIHQLGVSNITYPGADHNRLAHSLGVVYLMQRVLDSLEKTNDAERIKRARQPLLAAALLHDVGHGPYSHLFEPCLGINHEYWSIEVILNPRTNINKILLQEDQYLPKQVASLIQENDPGCPTWQKSLLSSQLDVDRMDYLRRDSLFTGAGYGHFDWYRILNTIHLMENNKESYDIVWPEKSAMAIEEYIFARYYMYQNVYLHKTTRGLEKLLVAMWKRADRLRNDGVDINAVPVLDEFWNSKNASPNQYLNIEEFTVLSQIQIWKNHSDQVDSILKCTG from the coding sequence GTGAGCGACAAAGTATTTCGCGACCCACTTTACAATTACATTGCAATTGATCGTAAAAGAGATGGTTGGTTATTAAAGCTCATAGATACTCCTGAAGTCCAACGAATACGACGAATACATCAGCTTGGTGTTAGCAACATCACATATCCGGGAGCAGATCATAACCGCTTAGCACATTCCCTTGGTGTTGTGTATTTAATGCAGCGAGTCTTAGACTCCTTGGAAAAGACAAATGACGCTGAGAGAATCAAAAGAGCTCGTCAACCGCTTTTAGCCGCTGCCCTACTTCATGATGTTGGTCATGGACCATACTCCCATTTATTTGAGCCCTGTCTTGGAATTAATCATGAATATTGGTCAATTGAAGTCATATTAAATCCAAGAACTAATATAAACAAGATTCTACTTCAAGAAGACCAATACTTGCCGAAACAAGTCGCATCTTTAATCCAAGAAAATGACCCAGGCTGCCCAACCTGGCAAAAATCTTTATTATCTAGTCAGCTTGACGTTGATAGGATGGATTATCTTCGAAGGGATAGTTTATTTACTGGAGCTGGATACGGCCATTTTGATTGGTATCGGATATTAAACACAATCCATCTAATGGAAAACAATAAAGAAAGCTATGATATTGTCTGGCCGGAAAAATCAGCCATGGCTATCGAAGAATATATATTTGCCAGATACTATATGTATCAGAATGTCTATTTGCACAAAACTACTCGAGGCCTTGAAAAGTTATTAGTGGCAATGTGGAAGCGAGCAGACAGATTAAGAAACGATGGAGTCGATATCAATGCAGTTCCGGTGCTTGATGAATTCTGGAACTCAAAGAATGCAAGTCCCAATCAATACTTGAATATTGAGGAATTTACTGTACTCTCTCAGATTCAAATATGGAAGAATCATAGTGACCAGGTGGATTCAATTTTGAAATGCACGGGTTGA
- a CDS encoding sulfatase family protein, producing the protein MFKSVAHQTLCFAFSFLSIAAIHDSANAEQTHPNILWIVGENFSNDLGCYGQANVSTPNLDALAESGIRYTNAFSTSPVCAPSRSCFMLGMYQTTTDTHNMRSHRDDDFKLPPGIRPLTHRLKDVGYYTANITHLGDVEVGTGKLDLNFVNEGQLYDTAQWDDLKSHQPFFAQVNMPEAEYDIYDRKSAEKDRVKWVGEEWHPQIATPENVTPPPYYPDHQIVREEWARYLNSISGTDIRIGKILQQLKADGLDDNTVVIFFSDNGRLTARGIHWPFDQGLRVPVIIRDAPKYPFLTSQESPGTVNDRVISLLDMTATTLSIAGISPPLGMQSRIFLGPNADPPRTYAFAARDRIDETVIRMRSVHDNRYHYIRNFTPGAGFETLNRYKEKCFLVKPLMRKLKAEGKLTGPPLELMQPFPEEMLFDVQADPHEIKNLAKSAVPEHQAALVRLRAALDTWMIESGDRGHLPEPADVIAPFEKEMQDWFGTPDWAAKPN; encoded by the coding sequence ATGTTTAAATCCGTTGCACACCAGACACTCTGTTTTGCGTTCTCTTTTTTATCTATTGCAGCTATACATGATAGTGCGAATGCCGAGCAAACTCATCCGAATATTTTGTGGATAGTGGGCGAGAACTTTTCGAATGATCTGGGGTGTTATGGGCAGGCAAATGTTTCTACACCCAATCTCGATGCTTTGGCAGAGTCTGGAATTCGTTACACGAATGCCTTTTCGACATCGCCAGTTTGTGCGCCGAGTCGTTCCTGCTTTATGCTCGGGATGTATCAAACGACAACCGACACACACAACATGCGGTCGCATCGCGATGATGATTTCAAACTGCCACCTGGTATACGACCATTAACGCATCGTTTAAAAGACGTTGGCTACTACACCGCTAACATTACCCATTTGGGGGATGTCGAAGTTGGAACTGGCAAGCTCGATTTGAATTTCGTTAACGAAGGCCAACTTTACGACACGGCACAATGGGACGATTTGAAATCTCATCAACCGTTTTTTGCACAGGTCAATATGCCCGAAGCGGAGTATGATATCTATGATCGCAAATCAGCCGAGAAGGATCGCGTGAAATGGGTCGGTGAAGAGTGGCATCCTCAAATCGCAACTCCTGAAAATGTCACTCCACCCCCTTATTATCCTGATCATCAAATTGTGCGAGAGGAATGGGCGCGGTATTTAAATTCGATTAGCGGGACCGATATCCGCATCGGAAAAATTCTTCAGCAACTCAAAGCGGATGGACTCGATGACAACACGGTTGTCATCTTCTTTTCCGATAATGGAAGGCTTACCGCGAGAGGCATTCATTGGCCGTTCGATCAAGGTTTACGAGTTCCGGTCATTATTCGAGATGCCCCCAAATATCCCTTTCTTACCAGTCAGGAGTCGCCCGGCACTGTCAACGATCGCGTGATCAGCCTGCTTGATATGACGGCGACAACACTTTCCATTGCTGGCATTTCACCGCCACTGGGTATGCAAAGCCGCATCTTTCTCGGGCCGAATGCCGATCCACCGCGAACCTATGCGTTTGCGGCTCGGGACCGCATTGACGAAACGGTTATTCGAATGCGATCGGTTCACGATAACCGTTATCACTACATTCGCAACTTTACTCCCGGAGCCGGTTTCGAGACGTTAAATCGTTACAAGGAAAAATGTTTTCTCGTCAAACCACTGATGCGTAAACTGAAAGCAGAAGGCAAGCTGACCGGTCCTCCATTGGAGTTGATGCAACCCTTTCCTGAGGAAATGCTGTTCGATGTTCAGGCCGATCCTCACGAAATAAAAAACCTGGCCAAGTCCGCAGTTCCTGAACATCAGGCGGCTCTGGTTCGCCTGCGAGCCGCGCTCGACACGTGGATGATCGAATCTGGAGATCGTGGTCATCTTCCCGAACCTGCTGATGTGATCGCCCCTTTTGAAAAGGAAATGCAAGACTGGTTCGGCACACCAGACTGGGCTGCAAAGCCTAATTGA
- a CDS encoding arylsulfatase, with product MKSTPVECAWSLAGSRLLILLCLAANGMTAKAAEAPRPNVLLILTDDQGYGDIGSHGNPYLKTPVLDRLAESGARFDRFYVSPVCAPTRASLLTGRYHLRTGVTGVTRGYENMNADEITLAECFEQGGYRTGCFGKWHNGRHMPMHPNGQGFEEFFGFCGGHWNTYFDSPLEHNGKSVSTEGYIIDVLTDHAIDFMEENDREPWFCYVPFNTPHSPWRVPDAYWQKYEGLGLDAKAQCAYAMVENIDDNVGRLLESLEKTEQSKRTIVLFITDNGINSDRFNAGMLGRKGSHNEGGVRVPCFIRYPGIIPANTTIKEISAHIDILPTLAELCYLERPAEPPLDGVSLVPLLRQQNPDWPERMIFTDTFRSRSGLEKMNGAVRTQQWRATTSRGQWQLFDMQDDPGQTKNLSAEHSELVADFAQAFEDWFASTGATEIGERPIPIGHASRQQFELYPCESKLIPGHGEGISYTGDTTNGFANCWIHEWTDPAAYPEWKLEVLGAGEYEIEMEYTCHRNDVGVEMEVCIGDQKSSVVIPKAYDPPLVNKPDHVFSYNYQTKASWAKIKTGHMKLTAGMHTAQVKIKHFARKGISRPAQGIDLRVVRLKRVD from the coding sequence ATGAAATCCACACCTGTTGAATGTGCTTGGTCACTGGCTGGCTCACGACTTTTGATCCTCCTTTGCCTGGCAGCAAACGGCATGACGGCGAAGGCGGCAGAAGCGCCTCGCCCAAACGTCCTGCTGATCCTGACGGACGATCAGGGCTACGGAGATATCGGATCGCATGGAAACCCTTATCTGAAGACGCCAGTGCTCGATCGCTTAGCAGAGTCTGGAGCCAGATTCGATCGGTTTTATGTCTCGCCTGTTTGTGCTCCCACAAGAGCCAGTCTTTTGACTGGCCGCTACCATCTGCGAACAGGAGTGACAGGGGTGACACGAGGGTATGAAAATATGAACGCAGACGAAATCACACTGGCTGAATGCTTTGAGCAGGGGGGCTATCGTACGGGGTGTTTTGGGAAGTGGCATAACGGACGGCACATGCCCATGCATCCCAACGGGCAGGGATTCGAAGAGTTTTTCGGGTTTTGTGGAGGCCACTGGAATACTTACTTCGATAGCCCGCTTGAACACAATGGAAAGTCTGTTTCCACGGAAGGATACATCATTGATGTCCTGACGGATCACGCCATTGACTTCATGGAAGAGAATGACAGAGAACCGTGGTTTTGTTATGTCCCGTTCAATACGCCACATTCTCCCTGGCGTGTGCCGGATGCATACTGGCAGAAATACGAAGGTCTTGGACTGGACGCAAAGGCTCAATGTGCATATGCCATGGTCGAAAACATCGACGACAATGTCGGTCGTCTGCTTGAATCACTTGAAAAAACGGAACAGAGCAAACGGACAATCGTTCTTTTTATTACAGATAACGGCATCAATAGCGACCGCTTCAACGCCGGAATGTTGGGGCGCAAAGGCTCTCACAACGAAGGTGGCGTGAGAGTTCCCTGCTTCATTCGTTATCCCGGCATCATCCCCGCAAACACAACCATTAAAGAGATCTCTGCCCATATCGATATACTACCAACCCTCGCGGAACTCTGTTATCTCGAACGTCCAGCGGAGCCTCCTTTAGATGGAGTCAGTCTTGTGCCATTGCTGAGACAGCAAAATCCAGACTGGCCAGAACGAATGATCTTCACCGATACTTTCCGCTCACGTTCCGGCCTGGAAAAAATGAACGGTGCCGTCCGCACGCAGCAATGGCGGGCGACGACTTCTCGCGGTCAATGGCAGTTGTTCGATATGCAGGACGATCCGGGGCAGACAAAGAATCTCTCAGCCGAGCATTCTGAGTTGGTGGCTGATTTTGCTCAAGCATTCGAAGACTGGTTTGCCAGCACCGGGGCAACGGAAATTGGAGAGCGTCCGATTCCGATTGGCCACGCCTCGCGACAGCAATTCGAGTTGTATCCCTGTGAATCGAAACTGATTCCGGGCCATGGCGAGGGAATCAGTTATACGGGCGATACGACAAACGGATTTGCGAACTGCTGGATTCATGAATGGACTGACCCTGCTGCCTATCCGGAATGGAAATTAGAGGTCCTCGGTGCTGGCGAGTATGAAATCGAGATGGAGTACACATGTCATCGCAATGATGTTGGCGTGGAAATGGAAGTGTGCATTGGCGATCAAAAGTCATCAGTCGTCATTCCCAAAGCTTACGACCCGCCTCTCGTCAACAAACCCGATCACGTTTTCTCCTACAACTATCAAACCAAAGCCAGTTGGGCAAAAATAAAAACGGGTCACATGAAATTAACTGCAGGCATGCATACGGCCCAAGTGAAAATCAAGCATTTCGCTCGCAAAGGAATCTCGCGACCGGCTCAGGGAATCGACCTGCGTGTCGTTCGGCTGAAACGCGTGGACTAG
- a CDS encoding DUF1559 domain-containing protein, whose product MKTRHGFTLIELLVVIAIIAILVALLLPAVQQAREAARRSSCKNNLKQLALAMHNYHDVVTKLPPGAFRTPQVNYPLGWVPRLLPYIEQGARNDAMEAIQKDYTTLRSPYRSHDQQNQVFTTPITVLTCPSSALGDTASDHTTSGNFPYADQQGALHYRANAGSIDVDFVAGVTSARDHARSGIMFPESKIRLNDIKDGTTNTIMFGETSKSAGWSSSMITGFGGIKPWTWGFYDYSDGDFLLIDHKVVQYPINYHGTFLTNMTPFTSYHQGGAQFAMCDGSVTFLSNNMSLDILKALATRNAGEVVGEF is encoded by the coding sequence ATGAAGACACGTCACGGCTTTACACTGATTGAACTCTTGGTTGTTATCGCCATAATTGCCATACTTGTTGCTTTGTTGCTCCCAGCTGTTCAGCAGGCCCGCGAAGCTGCACGCCGCTCCAGTTGTAAAAATAATTTGAAGCAATTGGCTCTGGCGATGCATAACTATCACGATGTTGTCACCAAGTTACCTCCTGGTGCATTTCGTACACCGCAGGTGAATTACCCGTTAGGCTGGGTGCCTCGGCTTCTTCCCTATATTGAGCAGGGAGCCCGAAACGATGCTATGGAAGCGATACAAAAAGACTACACAACACTTCGAAGTCCGTATCGTTCTCATGACCAGCAGAATCAGGTTTTCACAACTCCAATTACGGTTTTGACCTGCCCCTCCTCTGCTCTTGGAGATACCGCTTCGGACCACACCACTTCCGGAAACTTTCCCTATGCAGATCAACAAGGGGCATTGCACTACCGAGCCAATGCGGGATCGATTGACGTTGATTTCGTCGCGGGAGTGACTTCAGCACGAGACCATGCTCGATCGGGCATCATGTTTCCCGAAAGTAAAATTCGCCTCAATGACATTAAAGATGGAACGACGAATACCATCATGTTTGGTGAAACCTCAAAGTCTGCTGGCTGGAGTAGTTCGATGATTACAGGTTTTGGTGGAATTAAACCGTGGACTTGGGGATTCTATGATTACTCAGATGGCGATTTTCTTCTGATTGACCATAAAGTCGTTCAATATCCCATCAATTACCACGGCACATTCCTGACGAATATGACTCCATTCACCAGCTACCATCAGGGAGGTGCTCAGTTTGCCATGTGCGATGGAAGCGTCACATTCCTCAGCAATAATATGTCATTGGATATTCTGAAAGCATTAGCTACGCGCAATGCCGGCGAAGTCGTTGGTGAATTCTAA
- a CDS encoding sigma-54-dependent transcriptional regulator, translated as MKNSLGSLLIVDDDRHILEAMADYLRRLGYRTETAGNCHSAIERMQEYPFECVVCDVNLPDQDGFHLLEWASKNQPETAIIMLTGYGTIESAVEAIRIGAFDYLTKPVIDDELNLSIQRALGQRKIVEENKQLKAQLDQKYGLGNIIGRDYKMSKMFDLIESVAETRTTVLILGENGTGKTMTARSIHHLSDRRDKPFVEVACGALPDSLLESELFGHVQGAFTGASHDKMGKFLQADGGTIFLDEIATASQQLQVKLLRVLQDREFEPVGGTKTHKVDCRLVLATNENLEQMVAEGKFRQDLYYRINVISLTQPPLRERVGDIPLLAEHYLQHFIEQVGKQMEGIDDEAIQLMQRYSWPGNVRELVNVIERAVVLSNSKRITVNDLPDSIHKQIDAGNVAAHFAGNNLKSALANPERQILIEALEAHGWNRQQTAKMLGVNRTTLYKKMKKFEITFEKCNS; from the coding sequence ATGAAGAATTCACTGGGATCGTTACTGATCGTTGATGATGATCGTCACATACTCGAAGCGATGGCAGACTACTTACGTCGCCTCGGCTATCGCACGGAAACCGCTGGCAATTGCCACTCGGCTATCGAACGGATGCAGGAATATCCGTTCGAATGTGTTGTGTGCGATGTCAATCTGCCGGACCAGGATGGATTTCATCTGCTCGAATGGGCCTCCAAAAACCAGCCGGAAACGGCCATCATCATGCTCACCGGTTACGGCACCATTGAAAGTGCCGTCGAAGCGATTCGTATCGGTGCGTTTGACTATTTGACCAAGCCAGTCATCGATGACGAACTGAATCTCTCGATTCAACGCGCTCTTGGTCAACGAAAAATTGTCGAAGAAAACAAGCAGCTCAAAGCTCAACTCGATCAGAAGTACGGTCTCGGTAATATCATTGGCCGCGACTACAAAATGTCGAAGATGTTCGACCTGATCGAAAGTGTAGCCGAGACGCGCACAACGGTCCTCATTCTTGGCGAGAACGGTACCGGAAAAACAATGACCGCCCGCTCGATACATCACCTGAGTGATCGCCGCGACAAACCTTTCGTTGAAGTCGCCTGCGGAGCCCTGCCGGATTCCCTACTCGAAAGTGAACTGTTCGGACACGTCCAGGGAGCATTCACAGGAGCCTCTCACGACAAAATGGGAAAATTCCTGCAAGCCGATGGTGGCACGATTTTCCTCGACGAAATCGCAACCGCATCTCAGCAACTTCAGGTGAAACTGCTGCGAGTTTTGCAGGATCGAGAATTTGAACCGGTCGGCGGCACAAAAACTCACAAGGTCGATTGTCGTCTCGTGCTTGCCACGAACGAAAATCTCGAACAGATGGTCGCTGAAGGAAAATTCCGTCAGGATCTTTATTACCGAATCAATGTCATCTCACTGACTCAACCCCCGTTGAGGGAGCGCGTCGGAGATATCCCCCTGCTGGCTGAGCACTACCTGCAACATTTTATTGAACAGGTAGGCAAGCAGATGGAGGGCATCGACGACGAAGCGATTCAACTGATGCAACGTTATTCCTGGCCAGGCAACGTCCGTGAACTCGTCAATGTGATTGAACGTGCGGTCGTCCTCTCCAACAGCAAACGCATTACTGTCAACGATTTACCCGATTCGATCCACAAGCAGATCGACGCTGGCAACGTCGCCGCTCACTTTGCAGGCAACAATCTGAAATCGGCCCTGGCCAATCCGGAACGTCAAATCCTGATTGAAGCCCTCGAAGCCCACGGCTGGAACCGACAGCAAACCGCCAAAATGCTCGGCGTGAATCGCACCACGCTGTACAAGAAAATGAAGAAATTCGAAATCACTTTCGAAAAATGTAACAGCTAA
- a CDS encoding FAD:protein FMN transferase, which produces MAAEKPVSAPIRFQFQQIRMGVPWRIEFYADSEQIAIDAQKAAFARVKKLDLILSDYDPDSELNRLCSQAIAGQAVSISEDLFKVLQASQQISHKTGGAFDVTVGHLTDLWRRAYRKQSLPVAEALRAALEKTDYRLYELNEAEWTVTFLKNDLQLDLGGIAKGYAADEAMSVLKTHGIKSALIDASGDIVVSNAPPEKEAWIIAIAPLRKSDNDPEVYLKLVNCSVATSGDASRYVEIDGVRYSHIVNPVTGLGLTTPSSVTIIAQTGITADALASAISVMGPKTGFCVLKKEHAEAYVVIGGKEKPEVFQTEGFPEY; this is translated from the coding sequence TTGGCTGCCGAAAAGCCGGTTTCTGCACCAATTCGATTCCAATTTCAACAAATACGGATGGGTGTACCGTGGCGAATTGAGTTTTATGCCGATTCTGAACAAATCGCTATCGATGCACAAAAGGCCGCCTTTGCCCGCGTCAAAAAGCTCGATCTCATCCTATCCGATTACGATCCCGACAGCGAACTGAATCGACTCTGTTCGCAAGCCATTGCCGGACAGGCGGTTTCGATCAGTGAGGATCTGTTCAAGGTTCTGCAGGCTTCACAGCAGATTTCCCATAAAACTGGCGGAGCATTTGATGTGACGGTCGGACATCTGACCGATTTATGGAGACGCGCGTACCGTAAGCAGAGTTTGCCGGTTGCAGAAGCTTTGCGGGCCGCCCTGGAAAAAACTGATTATCGTCTCTATGAATTGAACGAGGCAGAGTGGACAGTTACGTTTTTAAAGAACGATTTGCAACTCGACCTGGGAGGCATCGCCAAAGGTTACGCAGCTGATGAAGCGATGAGTGTTCTGAAAACTCACGGCATTAAGTCCGCCTTGATCGACGCCTCTGGCGATATTGTCGTCTCCAACGCTCCGCCGGAAAAAGAAGCCTGGATTATTGCAATTGCGCCACTGCGAAAATCAGATAACGATCCCGAAGTCTATCTCAAACTCGTCAACTGCTCGGTCGCGACCTCGGGGGATGCGAGTCGTTATGTTGAAATTGATGGCGTCCGTTATTCCCACATCGTGAACCCAGTAACCGGCCTCGGCCTGACTACTCCGAGCAGTGTCACGATCATCGCCCAAACCGGCATCACTGCCGACGCTCTCGCTTCCGCAATTTCCGTCATGGGGCCAAAAACCGGATTCTGCGTACTGAAGAAAGAACATGCAGAAGCCTATGTTGTGATAGGCGGGAAGGAGAAGCCGGAAGTTTTCCAGACTGAGGGATTTCCTGAATATTGA
- a CDS encoding carboxypeptidase-like regulatory domain-containing protein, whose amino-acid sequence MKSMAPKFKSIISLFVVLLMTGCGGSDAPELGSVSGLVTLDGKPLADAQIRFQPTSGRSSEAVTDENGNYTLRYTAEENGALPGEHQVFITTATEGQAMPAEGGDEGEWVEGREELLPEKYHAKSELKETVTAGNNTINFELTSN is encoded by the coding sequence ATGAAATCCATGGCACCGAAATTCAAATCTATCATCAGTTTGTTTGTTGTTCTATTAATGACTGGGTGTGGGGGCAGCGATGCACCAGAACTAGGCTCCGTGAGTGGACTGGTGACCCTGGATGGAAAACCGCTTGCCGATGCTCAAATTCGATTTCAACCGACTTCAGGTCGATCCTCCGAAGCCGTTACTGATGAAAATGGGAATTACACATTACGCTATACGGCTGAGGAAAATGGAGCATTGCCAGGTGAGCATCAGGTATTTATAACGACCGCAACTGAAGGACAAGCAATGCCCGCTGAAGGGGGCGATGAAGGAGAATGGGTCGAAGGCCGGGAAGAATTGCTGCCAGAAAAGTATCATGCAAAGTCAGAGTTGAAAGAAACCGTAACTGCAGGAAATAACACCATCAACTTTGAATTGACTTCGAATTAA